From a region of the Phaseolus vulgaris cultivar G19833 chromosome 6, P. vulgaris v2.0, whole genome shotgun sequence genome:
- the LOC137833181 gene encoding 3-ketoacyl-CoA synthase 15-like: protein MSKESEDFSTEIVQRGVENSGPNAGSISFSVRVRPRLPDFLSSVNLKYVKLGYGYLISHRLYLLLAPPLLAGFVARIGNFTWHDLYDKYGLIDILFISALLFILLYFYIDFTPGSTYLLDFSCFRPSNEYKISKAEFIELAKKSGNFNDATTEFQERVLKKSGMGDETYLPKGVFRPGYRNSLKDGREEVSMVMFGAINDLLAATKVKAKDITILIVNCGILNTTPSLSSMIVNHFKLRHDIHSFNLGGMGCGAGITAIDLAKDLLDAYPRTYALVVSTEAVSSTWYTGNDIEMQLPNCFFRMGAAAIMLSNFRLDKWRAKYELKQLVRTHKGMDNRSYKSIHQREDSEGRKGLCVSKDIIEVGGHALKANITTLGPLVLPVSEQFHFFTNLILKKKKAKPYIPDYKLAFEHMCILATSKKVLDEIQKNLELTEEYMEASRKTLERFGNTSSSSTWYELAYLEFNSRIKRGDRVCQIACGAGFMCNSVVWKALRNVRKPKHSPWIEDEG from the exons ATGTCAAAAGAAAGTGAAGATTTTTCTACTGAGATTGTGCAGAGAGGTGTTGAGAACTCTGGCCCAAATGCAGGCTCTATTTCTTTCTCTGTGAGAGTACGGCCTAGGCTGCCAGATTTTCTTAGTTCAGTTAATCTAAAATATGTGAAATTGGGTTATGGCTACCTCATTAGCCATCGCTTGTACTTATTGCTGGCACCACCTCTGCTTGCAGGCTTTGTTGCTCGTATTGGAAACTTCACTTGGCACGATCTCTATGACAAATATGGTCTCATTGATATTCTATTTATATCAGCCCTTTTGTTCATACTGCTGTATTTTTACATTGACTTCACACCCGGCTCTACCTATTTGCTTGATTTCTCATGCTTTCGTCCCTCAAATGAATACAAG ATCTCAAAGGCTGAGTTTATTGAGCTAGCAAAAAAGTCTGGGAATTTCAATGATGCTACTACTGAGTTTCAAGAACGAGTTCTTAAGAAATCTGGAATGGGTGATGAGACCTACCTGCCAAAAGGAGTCTTTCGCCCTGGTTACAGAAACTCACTGAAAGATGGCAGAGAAGAGGTATCAATGGTGATGTTTGGGGCAATTAATGACCTTCTTGCTGCCACAAAAGTAAAAGCCAAGGACATCACAATCCTGATAGTAAACTGTGGAATACTAAACACCACCCCATCACTCTCCTCAATGATAGTGAATCATTTCAAGCTTAGGCATGACATCCACAGCTTTAACCTTGGTGGGATGGGTTGTGGTGCTGGAATCACAGCTATTGATCTTGCTAAAGACCTTCTGGATGCCTATCCAAGAACTTATGCACTTGTAGTTAGCACAGAAGCTGTGAGCTCTACCTGGTACACTGGCAATGACATTGAAATGCAGCTTCCCAATTGCTTCTTCAGAATGGGGGCTGCAGCCATAATGCTCTCAAATTTCCGCCTAGATAAATGGCGCgccaagtatgaactcaaacaG CTGGTTCGAACTCACAAAGGGATGGACAATAGAAGCTACAAAAGCATACATCAAAGGGAAGATAGTGAAGGGAGGAAGGGGCTTTGTGTGAGCAAAGATATCATAGAGGTTGGAGGCCATGCACTAAAAGCCAACATAACCACACTAGGGCCACTAGTGCTACCTGTTTCAGAGCAGTTTCACTTCTTCACCAACTTGatcttgaagaaaaagaaagcaaAGCCATACATTCCGGATTACAAGCTGGCATTCGAGCACATGTGCATTCTGGCAACGAGCAAGAAAGTGCTGGATGAGATTCAAAAGAACTTGGAGCTCACAGAGGAGTACATGGAAGCATCAAGGAAGACATTGGAGCGATTTGGCAACACATCAAGCAGCAGTACTTGGTATGAACTGGCTTACCTTGAGTTCAACTCAAGGATCAAAAGGGGTGATCGGGTTTGCCAAATAGCTTGTGGGGCAGGGTTCATGTGTAACAGTGTTGTTTGGAAGGCCCTTAGGAATGTTAGAAAACCCAAGCACAGTCCTTGGATTGAGGATGAAGGCTGA